The Tubulanus polymorphus chromosome 1, tnTubPoly1.2, whole genome shotgun sequence genome contains a region encoding:
- the LOC141913139 gene encoding serine palmitoyltransferase 2-like yields the protein MGDGKGDTTLELINNGSCGARNGLNHLKNGTIKCHSKKKENSSGMFYQSFEETPLVVAVITYIGYSILIILGHFRDILRKLGIEKSRAISAMKEPIKEGFVPLYQSFENFYTRNLYTRIRDCWNRPICSVPGAYVELLDRVTEDYGWNFKFTGKKTKAINFGSYNYLGFAENKGSCADDAMKAVRTYGVGISGSRQELGNLDIHLELERKVAEFVGKEAAITFGMGFATNSMNLPALVGKGCLILSDELNHASLVLGSRLTGAAIKTFKHNDMANLEKKLQEAIVYGQPRTHRPWKKILIIIEGIYSMEGSIVRLPDIVRLKKKYKAYIYLDEAHSIGATGRTGRGIVDYYGLDPNDIDIMMGTFTKSFGAAGGYIAASKQIISHLRAHSHSSIYACSMSAPVAQQILTSMKIISGQDGSDEGQKRIQQLAWNTRYFRRRLQEMGFIIYGNKDSPVVPLLIFKPAKIAAFGRETLERGLATVVVGFPATPIIESRARFCLSASHTYEDIEKALEIVSEVGDVLQLKYSDIRKVPYSESDVDFYAAHLTPKTVTSRSA from the exons ATGGGTGATGGCAAGGGCGATACGACGCTTGAGCTGATAAATAACGGCTCTTGCGGCGCGAGGAACGGATTGAATCACTTGAAAAACGGTACTATCAAATGCCACTCTAAGAAGAAAGAG aacTCAAGTGGCATGTTTTATCAAAGTTTTGAGGAGACCCCACTGGTAGTCGCTGTCATCACGTATATCGGTTATAGTATCTTGATCATTTTAGGGCATTTTCGTGATATTCTACGGAAATTGGGAATCGAGAAATCGCGAGCCATCTCCGCTATGAAGGAACCGATAAAGGAG GGCTTTGTTCCGCTATATCAGAGCTTCGAGAATTTCTACACACGTAATTTGTACACGCGTATACGGGATTGTTGGAATCGGCCCATATGTTCGGTGCCGGGCGCGTACGTAGAACTACTCGACAGGGTCACCGAAGATTACGGTTGGAATTTTAA ATTCACAGGAAAGAAAACGAAAGCGATTAATTTTGGCTCTTACAACTATCTCGGGTTCGCTGAAAACAAGGGATCATGCGCTGATGATGCGATGAAAGCTGTAAGAACGTATGGAGTCGGAATTTCCGGGTCACGACAGGAATTAG GAAATTTGGATATTCACCTGGAACTGGAACGGAAAGTGGCAGAATTTGTCGGCAAAGAAGCAGCAATCACGTTTGGAATGGGATTCGCAACTAATTCGATGAATCTGCCGGCGTTAGTAGGAAAG GGCTGTTTGATATTGAGCGATGAATTGAACCACGCGTCGCTCGTGCTGGGTTCACGTCTGACCGGTGCAGCGATTAAAACCTTCAAACACAACG ATATGGCGAAtctagaaaagaaattacaaGAAGCGATCGTCTATGGTCAACCGAGAACTCACCGACCTTGGAAAAAGATTTTGATCATTATTGAGGGGATTTACAG TATGGAAGGTTCAATAGTTAGATTGCCAGATATCGTACgcttaaaaaagaaatataaggCGTACATCTACCTAGACGAAGCGCATAGTATCGGTGCGACGGGTCGAACTGGTCGCGGTATCGTGGACTATTACGGATTGGATCCCAACGACATCGATATCATGATGGGAACGTTTACAAAAAGTTTCGGAGCCGCCGGTGGCTACATAGCGGCTTCAAAA CAAATTATCTCTCATCTGCGAGCCCATTCCCATAGCTCTATCTATGCATGCAGTATGTCGGCACCTGTGGCGCAGCAAATACTAACCAGCATGAAGATTATTTCCGGCCAAGACGGATCCGATGAGG GTCAAAAACGAATTCAGCAGCTAGCGTGGAATACGAGATATTTCCGACGTAGACTTCAAGAGATGGGATTCATTATTTACGGAAATAAAGATTCGCCAGTCGTGCCGTTGTTGATTTTCAAGCCTGCTAAAATAGC TGCATTCGGCCGAGAAACTTTGGAACGCGGTTTAGCTACTGTTGTCGTCGGGTTTCCAGCGACGCCTATCATAGAATCGCGAGCTCGATTTTGTTTGTCCGCTTCTCACACGTATGAAGATATTGAAAAG GCATTAGAAATTGTGAGCGAAGTTGGGGACGttcttcaactgaaatactcTGATATCCGGAAAGTCCCATATTCAGAATctgatgttgatttctatGCAGCTCATTTG aCACCGAAAACCGTGACATCGCGATCAGCCTAA